The Virgibacillus sp. SK37 region TTTAATGGCAGGTGCCATGCACTGGGTAGGATTGTTAGGTTCGCCAAGAAGGACTTCCTTCAGCACATATGGTGATCATGCTACTGCGCTTGGTTGGAATCCATATTTATTCTCATTGGCAATTGGCGGAACTTTGTTATTCTTAGCCGTGTTGCTTATGGTTTACATTGCTTTCCATTTAATGTTTAAAGCACCAAAGGGTAATACAGAATTTCCGATTGCAGAACCAGAAGACGGTGCTGCACCAACACCACAATGGACAGAACGCTGGGGATTATGGATTGTAGTAGCAATTGCTATTATTTCCATGGGTTATGTCATTCCTGTAGTTGACATGATTGTAAATGCACCTGCGGGGTCACCACCATTCCGTACGTGGTAAGACAACACATTTTATAAGTCGAAAGCTTTGAAGGGAATAGTTCTTGATTGCGCTACTCCCTTTCCATTCATATAAATGTAGGAAGTGATCGTTATGATCAAAAACAAACAAAATGTAATAGCGATTTTCCTTGTACTATTATTTGGCATTAGTTTATTTTACGTTGGGACGGATGGCTTTCAAGCCTATACAGCAGAAACAGCCAGAACAAATAAGCTGATGGAGGAAAAACCAAAATTACCAATAGTGACCTTGGAAGACAGTAATGAACGCACCTATTCTTTCTCAGAATTTGATGGGAAGTATGTTTTGATGACATTTATTTATACTTCCTGTACAGATGTATGTCTTCAACTGGAAGTAAATGCGGCAGAAGTCTATAATGCCATCCCAGAAAAATATATTGGAGAAGATATTGTGTTCTTAAGTATTAGTTTTGACCCAACAAGGGATACACCAGAACAGTTGGATAAATATAGAAGTTATTTTAAAAGTGATGGAGAAACATGGCGTATGGCTAGAATACCCAATCAAAAAGAGCTAGATACAGTGTTAAAAGAGCTTGGTGTCGTTGTAATCCCAGACGGCAACGGAAACTTTACACATAACTCTGCATTTTATCTTGCAGGTCCTGATGGGAAACTCCTTGAAGTTATGGATTATAAAAAAACAGAGGAAGCTGCTAAAAAAGTGACAAACATTCTGAAAAGCGATTTGGAGGGATAGGCTATGAAACAAGCAATCTACGGGTTGGTGTTATATGTTTTTTTAATGCTTCCACCAGTTGCTTCACTGGCAGAATCAATTATGACTGTCCACATGCATATGCAAATGCCTTTATTTGTTATCGCTGGCATGTTGATGGCTCCATACCTAAAGCAGCTGTTTCCCGGGTTCTTCTCCAAATGGAATCATAATGGTATCCCAGGAATTCTATTATTCTTTATTATTATGGTTTACTGGATGCTCCCAAGAGCGATGGACGAAGCATTGGCATATCAAACCGTAGAGGTTTTTAAATTTATTAGCTTACCGTTTTTGGCAGGTGTTCCACTACGGGACAGCTGGAATAAGCTCGGTAACATCGGCCAGAATGTTATTTTAGTAAGCTTCAGTATTATTTCCGGGTTAATGGCATGGCTTTATATTTTTTCTCCTACACAATTATGCAACTATTATCTAAAGGTAGAACAAATTACGTTAGGATGGGCATTTCTATTTCTGGGTTTAAGCATTACTATCTATTTCGTTCAGCAATTTTTTGTAGATCGATCACAATATGAATAAAGAAAAACAAATAGAGATAGCCTAGCTGTGGCTATCTCTATGCATTTGCAGTTACATTTTGATCATTTGCATCCGGATCAAATGGGTTTGTTGAACTAATTCCATTATTTGTACAAATGAAATCTCCCGTATTAAGAGCTCCAGATCCTGTATTTGTTTTTGAGGTGCTTTTTGGCGACAAGTAAAAAGAATCACCAAAATTCACTACACCTCCGCCAACACTATTTATTTTAATAGGTCCTACAATCGATGGCATAACAACACCCTCTAAATAGCTTGATAAAATAGGTTATGACAGAATTTATTTTTTGTGAGGGTTATCCTTTTAGTTTACGGAAATGTTTTATTCGGGATTCTGCCTGTATGTTTTTTATACTACCTGCCTGTATAATGGAAGAACTGCTTACACCAATAACAGAAATATGCTGAACTCGTATAGTAGGGTTATGCTGACTTGAATTCTGATTTACAGATACTTCATTCTCCATAAATTTTGCTTCGCGTTGAAAAATGGGGTAATCAGTGAACTTTTCCTCTTTTTGGGGAGTTAAATTTGCTGATTCCTTCTGAATAGCTATACCTCGAAATTTTTGATTTGTTTGCTGTGTGTCACCGATATTAAAAATGGAGCTGTTAGAAATTGAGTTAATATTCATTATGTCAATGATTGATGTTCGATTTTTCATGTCATTGCCTCCTTATTGGGAAAGCGGCACAATTGAGCCAATGGTGAAGGCTTCAGGCGGAGTGTCAAAAAAAGAAGAAAGATTTATTTCCTCATTATCTCCGATCAGAAAAACAGAGGAAGAAGACACGACCTCTATGTTGACATTCCCAACTTCCAGCCCCCAATTATGAACTTCAAAATTCATATTAATTTCTCCTTTCTATTCGTTTTTCATGTATTTGGTCAGTGATTGTTGTATTTCGTGTTTGATTTGATTGGAGATATAATGATACAGATGCTCATCAGATATATTTTGGTTTTCTTGAAGGGCCTTTTCTTCATAATAAGCAATTCTTTCAGGTAATTGCTTGGTTATATCCTGTATTAAAACTGTTTCATATTTATGGTCAATGGAACGGTTGTGTTGAGCCGCAAACTTGCGGATAAATTCAGCACCATTTTGTTGAAGGTAATGGCTTAATTCTGCATGCAATTTTTGATGTGGAGGGGGCACCTGAGATGGGGAAGAAGCCTGGTTCATTGGCAGCCCCAAATCTTCTATATTCGCTAGGTCATTTGGTGAAAGGCCGATATGCAATGTGCCATCAAGCCGTTCGATTTTTAATTGATCAAAATTATATTCGATTTTTTCAATTGTAGTGGAATTGGCTTGTTTGTTGGCCGCTTCCAAGTCATATAACCTTTTTTCTAAGTCCACAATCATTTGCTCTTGTTTTTTCATATATTGGTGCAATTCATTTAGATACGTATTCCAATCCCCATGCATAGAGATCCCCCTTCCATGAAATATGGGCATTCACCTATTGTAATGTATGCACATATCGATTTAATGTGCGAATACATCTAAGGTGCTAAAGGGACGATAGGCGCTATTTCACCTGTTGCTTCCGCTTCTTCCGCAGGCTTTGTGAACTCCCCTGTGTTGTAAATATCGGATTGAGCTTGGATACTACCGCTGCTGCCAATTTGCAAGACAGAAGAGTTGGTAATGGACCCAATTTTAATCATATAGATGTTAATGGATTGATGAACAGTAAAATGCATAGTAACCCTCCAAATCATCTCACTGGCTGATCAATTTTATCGGAATCATTTACATATGTCGTTGAATTTCCGAGGTTAATTCTGATTCCCGGTCCCGTGTTAAAAGAACCACCACCAGCAAATGTTTTGGCGGAGCTCTCCGGACTCATGTTATATACATCCCCAATATTAAATATGCTTGATGAGGCTACTGTAATTACTTTTACTGCCCCTACTTTTGCCGGCATGAAAAACTCCTCCCTCTTCCTATTTTATGCGAATGACCTGCTTTTGTTATGAAAATGAGGAATAAAATGCAGGAGGAAACCAGGACAATAGAGAATTACATAAGTAGATAAATAGAAAGGAATTTTGCTATGGGAATTAATCCTTCCCCAATAAAGGGAAGTAATCGTTTAGTATGGATTGACGCAGCAAGAGGGTTCGCTGTATTTGGCATTTTCATTGTTAATATTGGTGCATTCGGTGCCCCTTATTTTTTATATGGAGGGGAAGGAGAAGAATGGAATTCCGACATGAGTCAAGCTGTACTGGTGTTCATTGATATCTTTTTTCAAGCCAGTTTTTATACGCTGTTCTCTATGTTGTTTGGTTTTGGTTTCCAGCTTATGAAAGATCGTTTAACCATGAAAAAAGTGGAGGTTCGTTCCTTTTTATTTCGAAGAATGTCTATTCTATTTTTATTTGGTTGCATCCATGCATTTTTTATTTGGCATGGAGATATTTTATTAAGCTACAGTCTGACAGGGTTTGTTTTATTGCTATTTCTGCATGTGAAGAGAAAAACTCTATTGATATGGGGGTTAACGCTCCTAATGGTGGGGACTGTTTTAATAACACTTTCTTTGTGGAGTATGAGAGATTATTTAGGATGGATCGATGCCTCATCAATTGACCAGGCGATTACTAATTATCAGAGTAACGATTATGGTATTATATTGGGTCAAAACTATCAGGATTGGATGTATTCAAACGGAGGAATTGGTATTATCTTTTCTTTACTGTTTGTATTTTTACCATTATTTTTGATTGGAATGTATGGAGCGAAAACAGCTGTATTTCATCAACCAGAAAAATATAGGGGCATTCTACTACGTGTGTGGTGGATTTCTTTATTTGTCTTTTTAGGTTTGAAGCTTGGTCCATATTTATTTGGCAATCCTTTGTGGTTTTCCTATGCGCAAGATAATATCGGCGGGGCGGCTTCTGCGGTTTTCTATGTGTCAACCATTACATTGCTGGCAGGTTACTCCACAGGCTCAAGGTTGATTCAACCATTTGTATATGTCGGAAGAATGGCTTTAACCAACTATATCTTACAATCAATAGTTAGCTTTATTTTGTTTTACGGAATTGGCTTTGGACTTTACGGTAAGACAGTTCCGATTCTCCATATAGGAATGGTACTTTGTCTGTTCACATTGCAAATATTGGGGAGTAAATGGTGGCTAACCAAGTATAATTTTGGTCCTTTGGAATGGGTTTGGCGCAGTCTTACATACAAAAAAAGCCAACCCCTACGCCGGAGTCAGCAGCAAAGATAAAAAAATTATTTTAAGAATAAACCAAGACGGGCTCGGGTTTCATCTTGGTTTATTCTTATTCTTTTTATTGACTCATGACTTCTTTTATTTGATCGATTGCCCAATTTAAATCGTCTTTGCTTATGATTAAAGGTGGAGCAAATCGGATGACATTCTCATGTGTCTCTTTACATAATAATCCTTTTTCTTTCAATGCTTCACAATAGGAGCGAGCAGGCTTTGTGAGTTCCATTCCAATAAATAAGCCTTTTCCACGAACCTCTTTAATAACAGGGTTTTTCAACTTTTTCAGTTCACCCATCATATGATTACCTAACTCTAGGGATTTTTCTGCTAATTTTTCTTCCTCTAATACATCAAGTGAAGCAATTGACACAGCACATGCTAATGGATTTCCACCAAATGTAGAGCCATGGGATCCCGGGTTGAATACACCAAGAATATCTTTATTGGCTACAATACATGATATTGGAAATACACCTCCACCTAATGCTTTCCCTAGAATTAAAATATCTGGTGTCACATTTTCCCAATCACAGGCAAACATCTTTCCGGTACGGGCAAGTCCTGCTTGGATTTCATCTGCGATATATAGCACATTGTTTTCTTTACATACATCGTAGGCTTCCTTCAAGAATCCTTCAGGTGGCATAACGATTCCTGCTTCACCTTGAATAGGTTCGAATAGAAATCCGGCAGTATTTTCATTTATCGCTTCTTTCAATGCTTCAATATCACCATATGGAATGATTTTTATTCCTGGGAGCATTGGTCCAAATCCACGTTTGTATTCTGCTTCTGAAGAAAGGGAGACGGCGGTCATCGTTCTTCCGTGAAAATTACCTTCACAAGCTATAATCTCGGCTTTATTTTCTTCTACACCTTTAACATCATAAGCCCAACGCCTTGCTGCTTTTACAGCTGTTTCCACAGCTTCCGCACCTGTGTTCATCGGCAAAGCATTTTCTTTATTTGTTATTTTACAAATCTTTTCATACCATGGACCTAGCTGATCATTATGAAATGCACGGGAAGTTAGAGTAACAGCATCGGCTTGTTTTTTTAAAGCATCAATAATTCTAGGATGTCGGTGTCCTTGGTTCACAGCAGAATATGCACTCAGCATATCCATATAGCGGTTTCCTTCAGGGTCTTCTACCCATACCCCTTCGGCTTTAGCAGCTACTACAGGAAGTGGGTGATAGTTTTTCGCTCCATATTCCTGTGTTTGGTCAATAATTTCCTGGCTATCTCTTACCATACTATCCCTCCGTTAGAAAAATAAGGCTCCACCTTAGTATAACAGGTATTATAGTTATTTACTTCCCGTGGGCAGAGAATTGTAATCATATGATTTTTTATTCTGTCCATGATATGATAATTTTAGTAAATACTTGGGAGTAGGAGGAAAAACAAATGACACATATGCATATTACAGCATGGGTACTTGCCTTGATTTTATTTATTGTTGCGTACGTTATGTACAATCAGGGTAAAGGTAAACCTGGTAAGATTGTTCATATGATATTGAGATTGGACTATTTATTTATTTTGTATACAGGTGGTAGCTTGCTTGGACATTATTTCGGTGGAGGAAACCTATTGCCAGAAGCAATTGTCAAAGGATTGGCCGGTATTTGGGTGATCGCCGCACTAGAAATGATTCTTGTGAAAACATCGAAAAACAAGCCTGCTAAAAGCTTCTGGATACAATTAGTAATTGCCTTTATTATCACGCTGGTTCTTGGTTTCTGGCGTTTACCAATGTAAAGTTTTATATGAGGGATATCTAATTAGAGGTACAAATTACATGTGAATTTGTACCTCTAATTTTTTTTCGGCGGATTAGCTCGCAATGCTGCTGATTAATTTTTTCTCCGGCGGATTATCTCGCTCTGCTGCTGATTAATCTATTCTCCGGCGGATTATCTCGCTCTGCTGCTGATTAATCTATTCTCCGGCAGATTATTCCGTTGTGCTGCTGATTAATTTTTTCTCTGGCGGAATATCTCGCTCTGCTGCTAATTAATCTATTCTTCGGCGGATTATTCCGTTGTGCTGCTGATTAATTTTTTCTCTGGCGGAATATCTCGCTCTGCTGCTAATTAATCTATTCTCCGGCGGATTATTCCGTTGTGCTGCTGATTAATTTTTTCTCTGGCGGATTATCACGCTCTGTTGCCGATAGTTTTTGTCGGTAGTTCGCAATTTACTCCAACTGTGCAAAAGGTGAAACTGATAAGATTCTTTTTCAGCACTCTAACATTAGGAAATTAGAACTTGAACTACCCGCCACTTATTTAACCTCGCGGTCAAATTGAAGTGGGGGATTCCTAAGTACAGAAACCCAACGGTCTCTACTTGATTAGGCGATCTCCACAGTTCCTGCGGTTAAGAGGCGGAGTGCCTCGTCTTTCAGATTTTGTGCCGCGTTCAAGTCCCGGTCATGATGCGTTTGGCAAGAAGGACAGTCCCATTTACGCAAGGCAAGGTTTTTGACGTCCTTATGCTGATGACCACAGTTGGAGCATAATTGGCTGCTTGGGAATGTCTTTGAAACAACGACAACCTGCTTTCCGTACCATTCGGCCTTGTATTCCAGCATCGTACGAAAAGTCGACCAGCTTGCTTCACTGATTACCTTTGAAAGCTGTCTATTTTGCAGCATATCTTTCACCTGCAAATCCTCAATTCCGATGATGTCGTGGTTTTTGACAATTTCGGTGGAGAGTTTATGCAGGTAATCGTTGCGTTTATTCATGATTTGCTCGTGCAGGCGGGCGACTTTTCGGCGCTGTTTCTGGTAATTGTGAGCCTCTGCAAGTTTGCATTTGCGGCGGAGAGCACCTTTACGTCTTCTGGACAGGATCCGTTGCGCCTTGGCCAGCTTCTTCTCCAGTTTGCGTACATGCCGTGGATTTTCATGACGGGTTCCGTCTGAAAGAACGGCAAATTCCTTCAGACCAACATCGATGCCGACCGCAGATCCTGTTTTCGGCAGTTCCGACACATTCGTTTCCACCAGAATGGAGACAAAGTATTTACCGGAAGGGTTGCGGCGAACGGTCGCATTTAAGATACGGCCTTCAACTTCACGGCTTTTTGCAAAACGGACAAGTCCAAGTTTCGGGAGCTTCACATGGTTGCCAACAATCGCAATATTACCGTTTGTATGCCGGGTGACATAGGACTGGACTGGATTGTTTTTCGATTTAAAGCGTGGCCGGTCATTCTGTTTACGGAAGAAGCGATCATAAGCATCCGCTAGGTTCTTCAATGCGGATTGCAGGGAAATGGAATCCACTTCCTTCAGCCAGATGGATTCTTTCTTTAGGACGGTAAGTGCTTTGGAACAAAGGCTATAGGTAAGGCCTGTACCCGTTTTTTCATAGGTTGTGTTCCATTCCTCAAGGAAATGGTTGAACACAAATCGACTACAGCCAAGTGTTTTGGCAATCAGTATCTCCTGTTGATGATTCGGATAGATACGGAATTTATACGCTTTATGTACAGCGCCCACCTCCCTAATAAGAATATACGTTCCCATTATAACACACTATCTTATTGGTTGGTAGGAGATGTCGAACAATTGAGGCAGCATACGCTGCCCCTTGTCCGAAGGCGATTCATCTCCCACCTACTCACTGGGCTGCGCCCTTCACGTTCCTTGAGGATGGGAGTATTCTCGCCTATTTTCGGATAAAATTTGAAGGGAACTCTTCTTTTTAAACATTTCCAACACTATATCGCTTGTTATTTATGAAGGTTTTTCAACAATCATAGCGATTTCATTGACTATTCAGCTGAAACATTAATAATAGAAAGGAATGAGTTTACATATTGGAGGAGCTTTTATATGAAAAAAATAGCGACTGTGCTACTGACTATACTTATGCTGACAAGCATTTCAGTTCCGTCTTATGCTGCAGAACAAGGGAATAACCAGCTGGAAGAAGAGATCGTATATAATATTCTAGTTGACCGGTATCATAACTTAGATTTTGATCTTGATGAGCAGGTAGATACTGATGATCCCAAGGCCTACCATGGAGGAGACTTAAAGGGGGTTACCGAGAAGCTTGATTACCTTAAAGAAAATGGGTATTCCACTCTTGTGCTGTCTCCCATTATGGAAAATTCAGCTGATGGCTATCACGGTTATTGGATTGAGGATTTCTATAAGATCGAGGGACAATTTGGTACAATGAAAGACTTAAAGGAATTAATTAAGGAAGCACATGATAGAGAGATCAAAGTTGTATTGGAACTTGTGACAAATTTTGTTTCCACAGATCACCCTATTGTAACGGATCCATCAAAGAAAGATTGGATTCTCAAAGAAAAAAATATAGAAGCAGATTGGGCTAATCATGTAGCCTTTTTAAACCAAGATAACCCGAAAGTAAGGGATTTTCTATTTGATGTTGCTTCATACTGGATGGATGAAACAGATATAGATGGATTTAAATTACATGCTGCAGATTTGTCCTCTCTTGATTTCCTAGAAGGTTTTACGGAGCAAATCAGAAAAAAAAATGAGGCATTTTATTTGCTTGGGGATATCATGGATCCATCCACAAACACAGATGAAATTATGGATAGAACTAGCATCCAAGCAGTAGATAATCATCAGTTGTCTAAAAAGGTAAATGAGGTGTTCTCAAAGCTTGGAGAACCAGTATCTGACATATATGACACATGGGAAAAAAGTGAAGAAGAAACGGGTTTGATTTTTGTGGACGATGAATCAACCAAAAGATTCACACAGCAGCTTGCTGAAAATGGTAGAAGTGCCTTAACCACATGGACCTTAGCTCTAACCTATTTATATACGTCACCTGGAATTCCATCTGTTTTCCAAGGGTCAGACATCCCTATGTACGGCGGGAATGGGGAAGAAGCAAAACGCATTGTACAATTCAATAGTGGGGATCCTGATTTAAATGAGTTTCTTGACCGCATATCTGCATTAAAAGCACAGTTCCCTGTATTATCTCATGGTGATTTTGAATTGGTAGGTTCAGATGGGGCAATGAGTATATTTAAGCGAACCTATGAAGGAACTAGCATGTATATTGCTATTAATAATGATGATCAAACACGAGCAGTTTCTATTGGAGATGTAGGGGAAGGGCTTCAGCTGCGTGGGTATCTGAATGATGACACGATTCGTGCCAATGACAATGGAGAGTACAAAGTAGGACTTGCTCGTGAGAGTGTGGAAGTATATGGTGTGCAACCAGATACAGGATATAATTGGCTGTTTATTGGCTTTGTTATCGGGGTATTCGTATTATTTGCAGTAGCTATCTTTATCTTAAGCCGGAAACAGAAGAAAAGAGAAATGGCAGAAAATAAGCGGTAGACCATTTTATATAAATATTGGTAAAAAACAGGTTCTACTGCAAATGTTAGGGTACTAACGTATCTCGAACATTACTAATTGAAGGAAACAATCTCCGGGGACTAAAGTAATCAGCAGGAGAACAAAAGTATTCCCCGGAAAAAAATAATCAACCAATTAACAAAGCCTCAGCATTTATGCTGGGGCTTTTGTTAATTTACTTTCTTATGCACATACGTCCACACCTGAAGCTCTAAGCAATAACTCGGTATGGCAAAGTAAGCCATTACGAATCTATCCTTACTTCGAGGCGTTACCGCAATTCTTACTATCCTGCGACGATGATACCACCATTTACATGAATCATTTGACCACTTACATAGCTGGAATCGTTACTAGCTAGGTAGACATATGCGGGCGCTAATTCCTTAGGCTGCCCAGGCCGTTTCATTGGAGTGTTTCCACCAAATGATCCTACTTTCTCTTTACTGAAAGTGGATGGAATAAGTGGTGTCCAGATCGGTCCAGGTGCCACACCATTTACCCGGATTCCCTTTTCTGCCAGTTCTTCTGATAAAGATCTGGTGAATGAAGTGATTGCACCTTTGGTAGCAGAGTAATCAATAAGATCTTTACTTCCCTGATATGCTGTAATGGAGGAAGTGTTAATAATGGAGCTGCCTTCTTTCAAGTTTGGCAATACTGCTTTGGTAATATAAAACATGCTGAAGACATTTGTCCTGAACGTTTTTTCCAATTGTTCGCTGGTAATATCCAAGAATTTGCCTTGAGGATGTTGTTCAGCAGCATTATTTACTAGAACATCAATTTTTTTGTATTTATCCAATGTTTCCGTAACTGCTGATTCACAAAAGGATTGGTCACCGAGATCACCGCTTATTAATAAACATTGACGCCCCTCTAATTCGACCAGACGTTTCGTTTCCTCTGCATCTTCATGTTCGTTGAGATACACAATAGCAACATCTGCACCTTCTTTTGCAAAATGCACACTAACAGCACGTCCAATCCCACTGTCGCCTCCAGTTATCAAGGCAACTTTATTCTTTAATTTTTCACTTCCCTGATAATCCTCCCGAATATATTCAGGTTCTGGTTTCATCTTTGATTCAATACCCGGCTGTTGACTCTGTTGCTGAGCCGGAGGTGTATGCTTACCATTCTTCTCTTCCATTGTCCTATTTCCCTCCTGAAAAATGATATAGTTCTCATCTTCCCCAAAAAGGAAATTTCCAATCATTGATGTAGAAAGGGGCAAAAAAAAATAAAGCCCATTTTGGACTTTTAGTACGTATATTCAAAAGCAGATACAGCGCCTTTTTTAAATAAAAAGTAATAGGTTTCTCTATAATAAGCTATATCAATTTCTCCTGTAATGTATTTCCGTTGATAATAATCCAGCAGATCATTCATAGATGAAGGAAGTTGATCTTTTTCTTCTTTGTAAGCAGTAATTAGTTCATTGATTAACATGCAATTCCTCCTATAAGTAAATTTGGACATCCTTAATTAGATAATATGATCTGGATAGGGGAATTATTCTATTATATTAGATAGGAAAGTGGTTTGATTTCTGACTGTCTAAGGTAATAGGATAGAAGAGAAGGTGTGATTCAGGGCCAAGCCCTGAATCGGAAACTAATCAGCAGGTTTATCTAAAAAGAATAAGGCAATTGTCCCTGGACCAGCATGAGCCCCAATCACAGCACCAACCATTTCAATTAGAATGTCTTCAACGCCAAACTTCTCTTTGATCATTGCAGCAAGCTGTTCGGCTCTTTCCAGGTCATCGCCATGACTAATGCCAATTGTTTGATTTGTAAAATCAGTACCTCTTTCCTCCATTATTTCAAGCATACGGTGAAAGAGACGTTTGGAGCCCCTGATCTTTTCTAAGGGTACGAGTTTACCATTATCAACGTGAAGAATTGGTTTAATCTTTAGTAATGAGCCGACAAAAGCAGCTGTTTTACTCACACGACCACCACGATATAAATATTCAAGGTCATCTACGGTAAAGATGTGCTCCATATGTGTTGCATCGTAGGCAGAAGAGTTGATAATATCCTCTACAGAGGCACCATTCATTGCTTTTTTAGCAGCATTTAATACGACTAAACCATAGCCTATGGAAGCACATTTCGTATCAATAACATGGATAGGGGCATTTGGATAGGTTTCTTTTACTTCCTGCTCCATCATTTTTGCTGCTTGGTATGTACCAGACAACTCAGAGGAGAAGGCAAGATATATTATTGCTTGATTTGACTCGGCATAAGATGTAAAAATAGTTTTAAATGCTTGAGGAGATACTTGGGATGTTTTTGGACTCTTGCCATCTCTCATGGCCTCATAAACAGTTTTGGGCTGTATTTCTAACCCATCTGCATATTCCTTTTCATCTAAATGAACGGTTAATGGTACCATTTCAATGTTATATTCGTTATAATATGATTCTGATAAATCGCAAGCGGAATCAGCAAGTATTTTAACGTTCATTTTTTCACCTACATTCTTATGTATTATTACTTTTAGTTTAATGCTACTCTGCCAGATAGTCAAAGTATATTTTTAATACTATTTCCAAAAATTAAATAACAACAAGAAGGAAGAGGAGGTTGGATATTGTTTATTTTTGAAGCAAAACGGATTATTACAGTAATTGTTGGTGCATTTTTAAATGCTGCATCATTGAATTTCTTCTTAATTAAAGCGAATGTATACGCCAGCGGATTCACTGGGGCTGCTCAGTTAGTTTCCAGTGTTTTTAAGGATTTTATTGGTATCGGCGTCAGCACTGGGATTCTGTTACTCTTATTCAATATACCGGTAGCTTTA contains the following coding sequences:
- a CDS encoding alpha-amylase family glycosyl hydrolase, with translation MKKIATVLLTILMLTSISVPSYAAEQGNNQLEEEIVYNILVDRYHNLDFDLDEQVDTDDPKAYHGGDLKGVTEKLDYLKENGYSTLVLSPIMENSADGYHGYWIEDFYKIEGQFGTMKDLKELIKEAHDREIKVVLELVTNFVSTDHPIVTDPSKKDWILKEKNIEADWANHVAFLNQDNPKVRDFLFDVASYWMDETDIDGFKLHAADLSSLDFLEGFTEQIRKKNEAFYLLGDIMDPSTNTDEIMDRTSIQAVDNHQLSKKVNEVFSKLGEPVSDIYDTWEKSEEETGLIFVDDESTKRFTQQLAENGRSALTTWTLALTYLYTSPGIPSVFQGSDIPMYGGNGEEAKRIVQFNSGDPDLNEFLDRISALKAQFPVLSHGDFELVGSDGAMSIFKRTYEGTSMYIAINNDDQTRAVSIGDVGEGLQLRGYLNDDTIRANDNGEYKVGLARESVEVYGVQPDTGYNWLFIGFVIGVFVLFAVAIFILSRKQKKREMAENKR
- a CDS encoding SDR family oxidoreductase, with the translated sequence MEEKNGKHTPPAQQQSQQPGIESKMKPEPEYIREDYQGSEKLKNKVALITGGDSGIGRAVSVHFAKEGADVAIVYLNEHEDAEETKRLVELEGRQCLLISGDLGDQSFCESAVTETLDKYKKIDVLVNNAAEQHPQGKFLDITSEQLEKTFRTNVFSMFYITKAVLPNLKEGSSIINTSSITAYQGSKDLIDYSATKGAITSFTRSLSEELAEKGIRVNGVAPGPIWTPLIPSTFSKEKVGSFGGNTPMKRPGQPKELAPAYVYLASNDSSYVSGQMIHVNGGIIVAG
- the yppF gene encoding YppF family protein, whose translation is MLINELITAYKEEKDQLPSSMNDLLDYYQRKYITGEIDIAYYRETYYFLFKKGAVSAFEYTY
- a CDS encoding DegV family protein, with protein sequence MNVKILADSACDLSESYYNEYNIEMVPLTVHLDEKEYADGLEIQPKTVYEAMRDGKSPKTSQVSPQAFKTIFTSYAESNQAIIYLAFSSELSGTYQAAKMMEQEVKETYPNAPIHVIDTKCASIGYGLVVLNAAKKAMNGASVEDIINSSAYDATHMEHIFTVDDLEYLYRGGRVSKTAAFVGSLLKIKPILHVDNGKLVPLEKIRGSKRLFHRMLEIMEERGTDFTNQTIGISHGDDLERAEQLAAMIKEKFGVEDILIEMVGAVIGAHAGPGTIALFFLDKPAD